In the genome of Calliopsis andreniformis isolate RMS-2024a chromosome 10, iyCalAndr_principal, whole genome shotgun sequence, one region contains:
- the LOC143184855 gene encoding uncharacterized protein LOC143184855 isoform X2, translating into MTSKVLVKLPTVPFPQGKKPSSDVVALPEKKEGSNQTVRHSGGNIDKVAQLEQNMKFLQEQHQATLAALHQEVKSLRQKNGDLQFQLVFSKRSTYALSSPSSPESSETGFVKPKVELLEKDLQDTKISLQEAKTKNQHLSEIIEQQKKKLDSMEEEKAKKQSVTDIGIQVDSRNDQVDLVTCLEVAEAMVKRLHKQNEDQRKEIAALKAVSASTTNSNKGARSRDNNNSHYSRGSPTSTTQEQASHKFPPLQSQSYWHHRAPRNGRNRNDKQDHQWKVDSTVLPQLQNDSMKSDSVIFKHPAQRFRPERSYYENRKYKRHMGDRTDTHHHHHHRRDYKDRNSKDHEKDLDSVDGSREGNNSSGSKS; encoded by the exons ATGACATCTAAGGTACTAGTTAAATTGCCAACCGTACCCTTTCCTCAA ggGAAAAAGCCATCATCAGATGTAGTGGCATTGCCAGAAAAAAAGGAAGGATCCAATCAAACTGTTAGACATTCAGGTGGAAATATAGATAAAGTTGCTCAACTTGAGCAGAATATGAAATTTCTACAGGAACAGCATCAAGCAACTTTAGCTGCTCTGCATCAGGAAGTTAAATCATTACGCCAAAAAAATGGAG ATTTACAGTTTCAGTTAGTATTCTCAAAACGATCTACTTATGCACTTAGCAGCCCTTCCTCTCCTGAAAGCAGCGAAACTGGGTTTGTAAAACCAAAG GTAGAACTTTTGGAAAAGGATTTACAAGATACCAAGATATCTTTGCAAGAGGCTAAAACTAAAAACCAACACCTATCTGAAATTATTGAACAACAGAAAAA AAAATTAGATTCTATGGAGGAAGAAAAAGCAAAAAAACAATCAGTAACAGACATAGGAATTCAAGTAGACTCCAGAAATGATCAGGTAGATTTAGTTACTTGTTTAGAAGTTGCAGAAGCAATGGTGAAACGGTTGCACAAACAAAACGAGGATCAGAGGAAAGAAATTGCAGCACTTAAAGCAGTATCTGCAAGCACAACAAATAGTAATAAGGGTGCGCGATCTCGCGACAACAATAACAGTCATTATAGTCGTGGATCACCTACGAGTACTACACAGGAACAAGCGTCTCATAAATTTCCTCCATTACAAAGCCAGAGTTATTGGCATCATAGAGCACCGAG GAATGGACGAAACCGAAACGATAAACAAGACCATCAATGGAAAGTGGATTCAACTGTGTTGCCACAGCTTCAAAACGATAGCATGAAATCAGACTCGGTAATTTTTAAGCACCCGGCTCAACGATTTCGACCAGAACGCAGCTACTACGAGAATCGAAAGTATAAACGTCATATGGGGGATCGTACAGACACTCATCACCATCATCATCATCGACGAGATTACAAGGACAGAAATTCCAAAGACCATGAAAAAGATTTAGACTCTGTCGATGGTTCGAGAGAAGGAAACAATTCTTCGGGTAGTAAATCATAA
- the LOC143184855 gene encoding uncharacterized protein LOC143184855 isoform X1, translated as MTSKVLVKLPTVPFPQGKKPSSDVVALPEKKEGSNQTVRHSGGNIDKVAQLEQNMKFLQEQHQATLAALHQEVKSLRQKNGDLQFQLVFSKRSTYALSSPSSPESSETGFVKPKGSPVCVNIAPLQVELLEKDLQDTKISLQEAKTKNQHLSEIIEQQKKKLDSMEEEKAKKQSVTDIGIQVDSRNDQVDLVTCLEVAEAMVKRLHKQNEDQRKEIAALKAVSASTTNSNKGARSRDNNNSHYSRGSPTSTTQEQASHKFPPLQSQSYWHHRAPRNGRNRNDKQDHQWKVDSTVLPQLQNDSMKSDSVIFKHPAQRFRPERSYYENRKYKRHMGDRTDTHHHHHHRRDYKDRNSKDHEKDLDSVDGSREGNNSSGSKS; from the exons ATGACATCTAAGGTACTAGTTAAATTGCCAACCGTACCCTTTCCTCAA ggGAAAAAGCCATCATCAGATGTAGTGGCATTGCCAGAAAAAAAGGAAGGATCCAATCAAACTGTTAGACATTCAGGTGGAAATATAGATAAAGTTGCTCAACTTGAGCAGAATATGAAATTTCTACAGGAACAGCATCAAGCAACTTTAGCTGCTCTGCATCAGGAAGTTAAATCATTACGCCAAAAAAATGGAG ATTTACAGTTTCAGTTAGTATTCTCAAAACGATCTACTTATGCACTTAGCAGCCCTTCCTCTCCTGAAAGCAGCGAAACTGGGTTTGTAAAACCAAAG GGTAGCCCAGTATGTGTAAATATTGCACCATTACAGGTAGAACTTTTGGAAAAGGATTTACAAGATACCAAGATATCTTTGCAAGAGGCTAAAACTAAAAACCAACACCTATCTGAAATTATTGAACAACAGAAAAA AAAATTAGATTCTATGGAGGAAGAAAAAGCAAAAAAACAATCAGTAACAGACATAGGAATTCAAGTAGACTCCAGAAATGATCAGGTAGATTTAGTTACTTGTTTAGAAGTTGCAGAAGCAATGGTGAAACGGTTGCACAAACAAAACGAGGATCAGAGGAAAGAAATTGCAGCACTTAAAGCAGTATCTGCAAGCACAACAAATAGTAATAAGGGTGCGCGATCTCGCGACAACAATAACAGTCATTATAGTCGTGGATCACCTACGAGTACTACACAGGAACAAGCGTCTCATAAATTTCCTCCATTACAAAGCCAGAGTTATTGGCATCATAGAGCACCGAG GAATGGACGAAACCGAAACGATAAACAAGACCATCAATGGAAAGTGGATTCAACTGTGTTGCCACAGCTTCAAAACGATAGCATGAAATCAGACTCGGTAATTTTTAAGCACCCGGCTCAACGATTTCGACCAGAACGCAGCTACTACGAGAATCGAAAGTATAAACGTCATATGGGGGATCGTACAGACACTCATCACCATCATCATCATCGACGAGATTACAAGGACAGAAATTCCAAAGACCATGAAAAAGATTTAGACTCTGTCGATGGTTCGAGAGAAGGAAACAATTCTTCGGGTAGTAAATCATAA
- the Arf51f gene encoding ADP-ribosylation factor 6, whose product MGKLLSKIFGNKEMRILMLGLDAAGKTTILYKLKLGHGVTTIPTVGFNVETVTYKNVKFNVWDVGGQDKIRPLWRHYYTGTQGLIFVVDCADRDRIDEARQELHRIINDREMRDAIILIFANKQDLPDAMKPHEIQEKLGLTRIRDRNWYVQPSCATTGDGLYEGLTWLTSNHKL is encoded by the exons ATGGGCAAGTTGTTGTCAAAGATTTTTGGCAACAAAGAAATGAGAATTCTTATGCTGGGATTAGATGCTGCTGGGAAAACTA CAATATTATATAAACTCAAATTAGGACACGGTGTAACAACTATTCCAACTGTAGGATTCAACGTAGAAACAGTTACCTATAAAAATGTTAAATTCAATGTTTGG GATGTTGGTGGACAAGATAAAATACGTCCATTATGGCGTCATTATTATACTGGGACGCAAGGACTTATTTTTGTAGTAGACTGTGCTGATAGAGATCGAATTGATGAAGCACGTCAAGAACTTCATCGAATTATAAATGATAGAGAAATGCGAGATgctattatattaatttttgcaaataaGCAAGATCTTCCTGATG CAATGAAACCACATGAAATACAAGAAAAGTTGGGTTTAACTAGGATACGAGATAGGAATTGGTACGTTCAACCATCTTGTGCCACGACTGGTGATGGGCTTTACGAAGGCCTCACATGGTTAACCAGTAATCATAAATTATGA
- the Vps50 gene encoding vacuolar protein sorting 50 isoform X1 — MEDLKFKFFGLINKQNATKVPLMGLHSDLVAPPEPQKLNDTQSEADQSVESEPISDQDILESIEGIYFNTDQNYDPSRHELEKLPKVLQSKEIEKCYKKLKQQHQVVSKKVLQLILLKQNACKTEFEKILLIQEQLQDVLEICRMGRADLKLAEKQFTTASLGILANYQKRQIVEELLNNLNTIKTLQRTGDRLQELLNEKNYPRAISLLLECQSAAQTYKHFHCIAALNGKLQYILVQAKQALDITLSKMCTEFDVAMYTSIQEAYSLLGETQSAMDQLHMHFTAAIHNTAFAVVHSYAGGDTKRQYEQLCQSVPRESCIACLTELCKSLWTILSSYYLVVNWHNTQESKVKFEPDVKDLEETFNKQYVKHKLGNSMIRIWHDVETKISIFLMNTDLTYIKFEQFVQVLGIVNRLMEIGEELCGFKSESLQKSIRKQSLSYFSHYHASRLDELRIFLEHDGWELCPVKSNFVATQLQEFKSLKPSLNTYKTWNSLDNSNINENDSPIGVEWVQKYLEGGTSPFSIGLDDTIDEDILVNEDNPPAYFSDESDDDIPDELKREYVDDTDHVKTNKKKCKLKQSGPMVTNTTISILRICGKYLQMSRLLRSIAVTVIQSMIQFYELCFYTVHLFFTSDLQINSDSLYSPKLKLSLAKIKENLIICENDMEDNIKSHSDKVRQPQLSSTVNLTQPEKLHGLTERIVAVESLIFLGQQYESLKPYLEHLIGPSPQRGFLHQFYMQTIASTPDLRKPVYMAVASQAFDVANILNLMNRVNWEVTDVMSQHSGYIDALLQEICVLNERLTNIGSCLPLSDAVYNSVWENVAHLITHTLVEGFSTAKKCSNGGRALMQLDFTQLKSKFETLTSLRPMPHREYVELYIKAYYLPENSLEEWIKEHKEYSVKHLIGLISSACQNNKKTRQRLIALIEEQRPGR, encoded by the exons ATGGAGGacctaaaattcaaattttttggtCTGATTAATAAGCAG AATGCAACCAAGGTTCCGCTTATGGGTTTACATTCGGATCTggtagctccaccagaaccgCAGAAATTAAATGATACGCAATCAGAAGCTGACCAATCTGTTGAAAGTGAACCTATCTCTGATCAAGACATATTAGAATCCATAGAAGGAATTTATTTTAATACGGATCAGAATTATGATCCCAGTAGGCATGAGTTAGAAAAATTGCCAAAGGTATTACAATCTAAAGAAATagaaaaatgttataaaaagCTGAAGCAGCAGCATCAGGTTGTCTCAAAGAAAGTTTTACAACTTATTTTACTTAAGCAGAATGCTTGTAAGACAGAGTTTGAAAAGATATTGTTAatacaagaacaattgcaagaTGTGTTAGAGATATGTAGAATGGGAAGAGCAGATCTGAAATTAGCAGAAAAGCAATTTACTACAGCCAGTTTAGGAATATTAGCAAATTACCAAAAACGGCAAATTGTAGAAGAATtactaaataatttaaatactataaaaacactG CAACGTACAGGAGATAGACTGCAGGAacttttaaatgaaaaaaattatcCTAGAGCAATCTCACTGCTTTTAGAATGTCAGAGTGCTGCACAGACCTACAAACATTTTCACTGTATTGCTGCTTTGAATGGAAAACTACAGTATATTTTAGTACAAGCGAAACAAGCTTTAGATATCACATTGTCAAAGATGTGTACAGAGTTTGATGTTGCTATGTACACATCAATTCAAGAAGCTTATTCTCTCTTAGGAgagactcagtccgcaatggatCAGTTGCATATGCATTTTACTGCTGCAATTCATAATACTGCATTCGCAGTTGTTCATTCATATGCAGGTGGTGATACAAAAAGGCAGTATGAGCAACTCTGTCAATCAGTACCCCGTGAAAGTTGCATTGCTTGCTTAACAGAACTGTGTAAATCACTTTGGACAATATTAAGCTCTTACTATTTAGTCGTAAATTGGCATAATACGCAAGAAAGTAAAGTTAAATTTGAACCTGATGTTAAAGATTTAGAAGAAACTTTTAATAAACAATACGTAAAACACAAATTGGGCAATAGTATGATTCGAATATGGCACGATGTTGAAACGaaaatatcaatatttttaATGAACACTGATTTAACATATATTAAATTTGAACAATTTGTTCAAGTTTTAGGTATAGTCAACAG ATTAATGGAGATCGGGGAAGAGTTGTGTGGTTTTAAATCAGAAAGTCTCCAAAAATCTATTAGAAAACAATCTCTATCCTACTTTTCTCACTATCATGCATCGAGACTAGAtgaattaagaatatttttaGAGCATGATGGATGGGAATTATGTCCTGTTAAATCTAATTTTGTAGCAACCCAATTACAAgaatttaaaagtttaaaaCCATCACTAAACACTTATAAAACGTGGAATAGTTTAGATAACTCCAACATTAATGAAAATGATAGCCCCATAGGAGTAGAATGGGTACAGAAGTATTTAGAAGGAGGTACATCTCCATTTTCTATAGGTTTAGACGATACAATTGATGAAGATATTTTAGTAAACGAG GATAATCCACCAGCATACTTTTCTGATGAGTCCGACGATGACATCCCTGATGAATTAAAACGTGAATACGTTGACGACACAGATCacgttaaaacgaataaaaagAAATGTAAACTGAAACAATCAGGACCCATGGTTACGAATACTACAATAAGTATATTGCGTATTTGcggaaaatatttacaaatgtCTCGACTTTTACGTTCCATTGCGGTCACTGTCATACAAAGTATGATACAATTTTACGAGCTGTGTTTTTATACAGTCCACTTATTCTTTACTTCAGATCTT CAAATAAATAGTGACTCATTGTATAGTCCAAAATTGAAATTATCATTGGCAAAAATTAAGGAGAATTTAATCATCTGTGAAAACGATATGGAGGATAATATTAAATCACATTCAGACAAAGTACGACAACCACAGCTTTCTTCCACTGTCAATTTGACACAGCCAGAGAAGCTTCATGGTTTGACTGAACGAATAGTAGCAGTCGAATCCTTGATATTTTTAGgacaacagtatgaaagtttgaaACCTTATCTAGAGCATCTTATTGGGCCTAGCCCACAACGTGGGTTTCTTCACCAGTTTTACATGCAGACAATAGCATCAACGCCAGATTTAAGAAAACCTGTATATATGGCTGTTGCATCACAAGCATTCGATGttgcaaatattttaaatttaatgaaCAGAGTTAATTGGGAAGTCACAGATGTTATGTCTCAACACAGTGGGTACATTGATGCGCTACTTCAG GAAATATGCGTCCTAAACGAAAGATTAACAAATATTGGAAGTTGTCTTCCTCTATCAGATGCTGTATATAACTCTGTTTGGGAAAATGTTGCACATCTAATAACTCACACACTAGTGGAAGG ATTTTCTACTGCTAAGAAGTGTTCGAATGGAGGCAGAGCATTGATGCAACTCGATTTCACGCAATTGAAGTCAAAATTCGAGACACTAACTTCTCTAAGACCGATGCCTCACAGAGAATATGTTGAATTGTACATTAAAGCTTATTACCTTCCTGAAAATAGTTTAGAAGAATGGATAAAGGAACACAAG GAATATTCTGTTAAGCATTTGATAGGATTAATTTCCTCCGCCTGtcagaataataaaaaaactCGACAACGACTAATAGCACTTATAGAAGAACAGCGACCTGGTAGATAG
- the Vps50 gene encoding vacuolar protein sorting 50 isoform X2: protein MGLHSDLVAPPEPQKLNDTQSEADQSVESEPISDQDILESIEGIYFNTDQNYDPSRHELEKLPKVLQSKEIEKCYKKLKQQHQVVSKKVLQLILLKQNACKTEFEKILLIQEQLQDVLEICRMGRADLKLAEKQFTTASLGILANYQKRQIVEELLNNLNTIKTLQRTGDRLQELLNEKNYPRAISLLLECQSAAQTYKHFHCIAALNGKLQYILVQAKQALDITLSKMCTEFDVAMYTSIQEAYSLLGETQSAMDQLHMHFTAAIHNTAFAVVHSYAGGDTKRQYEQLCQSVPRESCIACLTELCKSLWTILSSYYLVVNWHNTQESKVKFEPDVKDLEETFNKQYVKHKLGNSMIRIWHDVETKISIFLMNTDLTYIKFEQFVQVLGIVNRLMEIGEELCGFKSESLQKSIRKQSLSYFSHYHASRLDELRIFLEHDGWELCPVKSNFVATQLQEFKSLKPSLNTYKTWNSLDNSNINENDSPIGVEWVQKYLEGGTSPFSIGLDDTIDEDILVNEDNPPAYFSDESDDDIPDELKREYVDDTDHVKTNKKKCKLKQSGPMVTNTTISILRICGKYLQMSRLLRSIAVTVIQSMIQFYELCFYTVHLFFTSDLQINSDSLYSPKLKLSLAKIKENLIICENDMEDNIKSHSDKVRQPQLSSTVNLTQPEKLHGLTERIVAVESLIFLGQQYESLKPYLEHLIGPSPQRGFLHQFYMQTIASTPDLRKPVYMAVASQAFDVANILNLMNRVNWEVTDVMSQHSGYIDALLQEICVLNERLTNIGSCLPLSDAVYNSVWENVAHLITHTLVEGFSTAKKCSNGGRALMQLDFTQLKSKFETLTSLRPMPHREYVELYIKAYYLPENSLEEWIKEHKEYSVKHLIGLISSACQNNKKTRQRLIALIEEQRPGR, encoded by the exons ATGGGTTTACATTCGGATCTggtagctccaccagaaccgCAGAAATTAAATGATACGCAATCAGAAGCTGACCAATCTGTTGAAAGTGAACCTATCTCTGATCAAGACATATTAGAATCCATAGAAGGAATTTATTTTAATACGGATCAGAATTATGATCCCAGTAGGCATGAGTTAGAAAAATTGCCAAAGGTATTACAATCTAAAGAAATagaaaaatgttataaaaagCTGAAGCAGCAGCATCAGGTTGTCTCAAAGAAAGTTTTACAACTTATTTTACTTAAGCAGAATGCTTGTAAGACAGAGTTTGAAAAGATATTGTTAatacaagaacaattgcaagaTGTGTTAGAGATATGTAGAATGGGAAGAGCAGATCTGAAATTAGCAGAAAAGCAATTTACTACAGCCAGTTTAGGAATATTAGCAAATTACCAAAAACGGCAAATTGTAGAAGAATtactaaataatttaaatactataaaaacactG CAACGTACAGGAGATAGACTGCAGGAacttttaaatgaaaaaaattatcCTAGAGCAATCTCACTGCTTTTAGAATGTCAGAGTGCTGCACAGACCTACAAACATTTTCACTGTATTGCTGCTTTGAATGGAAAACTACAGTATATTTTAGTACAAGCGAAACAAGCTTTAGATATCACATTGTCAAAGATGTGTACAGAGTTTGATGTTGCTATGTACACATCAATTCAAGAAGCTTATTCTCTCTTAGGAgagactcagtccgcaatggatCAGTTGCATATGCATTTTACTGCTGCAATTCATAATACTGCATTCGCAGTTGTTCATTCATATGCAGGTGGTGATACAAAAAGGCAGTATGAGCAACTCTGTCAATCAGTACCCCGTGAAAGTTGCATTGCTTGCTTAACAGAACTGTGTAAATCACTTTGGACAATATTAAGCTCTTACTATTTAGTCGTAAATTGGCATAATACGCAAGAAAGTAAAGTTAAATTTGAACCTGATGTTAAAGATTTAGAAGAAACTTTTAATAAACAATACGTAAAACACAAATTGGGCAATAGTATGATTCGAATATGGCACGATGTTGAAACGaaaatatcaatatttttaATGAACACTGATTTAACATATATTAAATTTGAACAATTTGTTCAAGTTTTAGGTATAGTCAACAG ATTAATGGAGATCGGGGAAGAGTTGTGTGGTTTTAAATCAGAAAGTCTCCAAAAATCTATTAGAAAACAATCTCTATCCTACTTTTCTCACTATCATGCATCGAGACTAGAtgaattaagaatatttttaGAGCATGATGGATGGGAATTATGTCCTGTTAAATCTAATTTTGTAGCAACCCAATTACAAgaatttaaaagtttaaaaCCATCACTAAACACTTATAAAACGTGGAATAGTTTAGATAACTCCAACATTAATGAAAATGATAGCCCCATAGGAGTAGAATGGGTACAGAAGTATTTAGAAGGAGGTACATCTCCATTTTCTATAGGTTTAGACGATACAATTGATGAAGATATTTTAGTAAACGAG GATAATCCACCAGCATACTTTTCTGATGAGTCCGACGATGACATCCCTGATGAATTAAAACGTGAATACGTTGACGACACAGATCacgttaaaacgaataaaaagAAATGTAAACTGAAACAATCAGGACCCATGGTTACGAATACTACAATAAGTATATTGCGTATTTGcggaaaatatttacaaatgtCTCGACTTTTACGTTCCATTGCGGTCACTGTCATACAAAGTATGATACAATTTTACGAGCTGTGTTTTTATACAGTCCACTTATTCTTTACTTCAGATCTT CAAATAAATAGTGACTCATTGTATAGTCCAAAATTGAAATTATCATTGGCAAAAATTAAGGAGAATTTAATCATCTGTGAAAACGATATGGAGGATAATATTAAATCACATTCAGACAAAGTACGACAACCACAGCTTTCTTCCACTGTCAATTTGACACAGCCAGAGAAGCTTCATGGTTTGACTGAACGAATAGTAGCAGTCGAATCCTTGATATTTTTAGgacaacagtatgaaagtttgaaACCTTATCTAGAGCATCTTATTGGGCCTAGCCCACAACGTGGGTTTCTTCACCAGTTTTACATGCAGACAATAGCATCAACGCCAGATTTAAGAAAACCTGTATATATGGCTGTTGCATCACAAGCATTCGATGttgcaaatattttaaatttaatgaaCAGAGTTAATTGGGAAGTCACAGATGTTATGTCTCAACACAGTGGGTACATTGATGCGCTACTTCAG GAAATATGCGTCCTAAACGAAAGATTAACAAATATTGGAAGTTGTCTTCCTCTATCAGATGCTGTATATAACTCTGTTTGGGAAAATGTTGCACATCTAATAACTCACACACTAGTGGAAGG ATTTTCTACTGCTAAGAAGTGTTCGAATGGAGGCAGAGCATTGATGCAACTCGATTTCACGCAATTGAAGTCAAAATTCGAGACACTAACTTCTCTAAGACCGATGCCTCACAGAGAATATGTTGAATTGTACATTAAAGCTTATTACCTTCCTGAAAATAGTTTAGAAGAATGGATAAAGGAACACAAG GAATATTCTGTTAAGCATTTGATAGGATTAATTTCCTCCGCCTGtcagaataataaaaaaactCGACAACGACTAATAGCACTTATAGAAGAACAGCGACCTGGTAGATAG
- the LOC143185313 gene encoding prohormone-4: MVQRLCTSVAALCLALSACVVFPRAVMAIDLSRFYGHFNSKRSGDACRPYEPFKCPGDDICISIQYLCDGAPDCQNGYDEDSRLCTAAKRPPVEETASFLQSLLASHGPNYLEKLFGTKARDTLKPLGGVNSVAIALSESQTIEDFGAALHLMRGDLEHLRSVFIAVENGDLGMLKSLGIKDSELGDVKFFLEKLVKTGFLD; this comes from the exons ATGGTCCAAAGGTTGTGCACCAGCGTGGCTGCGCTTTGCCTCGCCCTGAGCGCCTGTGTTGTTTTCCCGCGTGCCGTCATGGCGATCGACTTAAGTCGGTTTTACGGCCACTTCAATTCGAAGCGTTCAG GAGACGCTTGCCGTCCGTACGAGCCATTCAAGTGTCCAGGCGACGACATATGCATTTCGATTCAGTACCTTTGCGATGGAGCCCCGGATTGTCAGAATGGTTAcgatgaagattcacgattgtgcACTGCTG CAAAAAGACCGCCAGTGGAGGAGACCGCCAGTTTCCTGCAATCTCTTTTGGCAAGTCACGGTCCTAACTATCTTGAAAAGCTATTTGGGACCAAAGCGCGGGACACACTAAAACCCCTCGGTGGAGTGAACTCGGTGGCCATAGCGTTATCTG AATcccagacaattgaggatttcggTGCAGCCTTGCACCTGATGCGCGGCGATCTGGAACACTTACGTTCTGTGTTCATAGCGGTGGAAAACGGCGATCTCGGCATGCTAAAGTctcttggtattaaggattccgAGCTGGGTGATGTGAAATTCTTTTTGGAGAAGCTAGTGAAGACTGGCTTCCTTGATTGA
- the LOC143185308 gene encoding NF-kappa-B-repressing factor, whose translation MMKMSSEDDWDVERYKTEHECDEHWELRRKFLLTHKDKFPEDELVCLAQVFTNIELLGCRYPKETMQLIAELAKDIVGDYREKQKSKLQRTFVKASDAASSKVKGLTAPASTNKVEGEGESARSSSSLRINEVASKRRKLQEVPFGDIVLVERPGDIPQNILACAINASGGNLEWKFDRINDSCKCSIFINSKLLAESRNSNQKVAKKEASIVGLQILKKYYYTIKIKHNVNGDANVTTTSMLKDAAKEDSISDDNIGKKLMKLMGWTGGGLGKLEQGIVEPVTLKQQISREGLGLKSNSCTMNDLKLKSKDVMRKYLAGDMKNDLIFSADFTNEERAIIHQVARQMGLKSHSYGPKNQRTLVISRKIDIRDLVEELKNFGGATSKYELIEPTE comes from the exons ATGATGAAAATGAGCTCAGAAGACGATTGGGATGTAGAACGATATAAAACGGAACATGAGTGTGATGAACATTGGGAACTTAGGCGTAAATTTCTGTTAACTCATAAAGACAAATTTCCAGAAGATGAACTTGTTTGTTTAGCCCAAGTTTTTACTAATATTGAACTTCTTGGCTGCAG ATATCCTAAAGAAACAATGCAGTTAATAGCTGAATTAGCAAAAGATATTGTTGGAGATTATAGAGAAAAACAAAAGAGTAAATTGCAAAGAACATTTGTGAAAGCTTCTGATGCTGCTAGTTCAAAGGTTAAAG GACTCACTGCCCCCGCATCTACAAATAAAGTTGAAGGAGAGGGAGAAAGTGCAAGATCTTCTAGTAGTTTAAGGATTAATGAAGTAGCTTCTAAACGGAGAAAATTACAAGAAGTTCCATTTGGTGACATTGTATTAGTAGAAAGGCCAGGAGATATACCTCAGAATATACTTGCTTGTGCAATCAATGCTTCAGGAGGAAATTTAGAATGGAAATTTGATAGAATTAATGATTCTTG caAATGCAGTATTTTTATTAATTCAAAACTATTGGCAGAAAGTAGGAATTCTAATCAAAAGGTGGCAAAAAAGGAAGCATCCATTGTTGGATTacagatattaaaaaaatattattatacaattaaG ATTAAACATAATGTAAATGGAGATGCCAATGTAACTACAACTTCAATGTTAAAAGATGCAGCAAAAGAAGATTCAATTTCTGACGATAACATTGGAAAAAAATTAATGAAGTTAATGGGCTGGACTGGGGGTGGTCTTGGTAAATTAGAACAGGGAATTGTAGAACCTGTAAC TCTTAAGCAGCAAATCAGCAGAGAAGGTTTAGGACTAAAATCGAATTCTTGTACTATGAATGATTTAAAATTGAAGTCTAAAGATGTTATGAGAAAGTACCTTGCAGGTGACATGAAAAATGATTTGATATTTTCTGCTGACTTTACAAATGAAGAGAGAGCTATAATTCATCA GGTTGCAAGACAAATGGGCTTAAAATCACATAGCTATGGCCCTAAGAACCAACGGACATTAGTGATTTCTCGTAAAATAGACATAAGAGATTTGGTCGAGGAATTGAAGAATTTTGGAGGAGCTACTAGCAAATATGAATTAATCGAACCAACTGAATGA